In the Fibrobacter sp. UWEL genome, one interval contains:
- a CDS encoding SulP family inorganic anion transporter, which yields MSNINAKESVKKFLAESVATVTPELVKSIKRGYTKQNLVSDLMSGVIVGILALPLAIAFAIASGVGPEQGLYTAIIAGFTISLLGGSRFQIGGPTGAFIVIVYGIVSQYGYDGLASATLLAGIILIIFGLAKFGAIIKFIPYPVTVGFTAGIAVIIALGQVPNFFGLKFLAKDPADAIGKIKLYASSFDTVNIYSVIIGIIALAVCILWPKITTKVPGSLIAIIVATVIVKVLGWDDPVSGHGVVTIGMKNHIPSGFPTPHLPNISLAMMREVFQPALTIAILGAIESLLSAVVADGMTSTKHRSNTELFGQGVANLLSPVFGGIPATGAIARTATNIRNGAVSPISGLVHAVVLLLIMLVLGKYAEMIPMAALAAVLFQVAFNMCGYRAVIKMFKLPKSDVIVMLVAFFLTVIIDLTVAIEVGVLLAAVLFIKRMSDVAEVEAVTTALKADDEEAARNELARQVPKGVVVYELAGSLFFGAVDKFKETLNRIAVKPKILIIRMRSVSSIDAAGINMIEDLMNHCKKDGTQLLLSGVHAQPVVALTRAGVLKQLGEENALGNIDAALNRAREILGLPVVDVSIDPNPTVSWEKGLDKPWLPEESNAAVAEGTPEVIAEKVSEEPVWKL from the coding sequence ATGTCTAACATTAATGCAAAAGAATCCGTCAAGAAATTCCTGGCTGAATCTGTAGCAACTGTCACCCCCGAACTGGTCAAGTCCATCAAGAGGGGTTATACCAAGCAAAATCTCGTAAGCGACTTGATGTCCGGCGTAATCGTGGGCATCCTAGCATTGCCTCTGGCAATTGCCTTCGCTATCGCTTCCGGTGTGGGTCCTGAACAGGGTCTTTACACTGCCATCATCGCTGGCTTTACCATCAGCTTGCTGGGTGGTTCTCGCTTCCAGATTGGCGGTCCCACTGGCGCCTTCATCGTGATTGTCTACGGCATCGTGAGCCAGTATGGTTACGATGGCCTGGCTTCCGCAACTCTCCTGGCCGGTATCATCCTGATTATCTTTGGCCTTGCAAAGTTCGGCGCCATCATCAAGTTCATTCCTTATCCGGTGACTGTGGGCTTTACCGCTGGTATCGCCGTGATTATCGCCCTGGGTCAGGTTCCCAACTTCTTTGGCTTGAAGTTCCTGGCTAAGGACCCTGCAGACGCTATCGGCAAGATCAAGCTTTATGCATCTTCCTTCGATACCGTCAACATCTACTCCGTCATCATCGGTATTATCGCTCTGGCTGTCTGCATTCTGTGGCCCAAGATTACCACTAAGGTTCCGGGCTCCCTCATTGCTATTATCGTTGCTACCGTCATCGTGAAGGTTCTTGGCTGGGACGATCCCGTTTCCGGTCACGGCGTTGTGACCATCGGTATGAAGAATCACATTCCTTCCGGTTTCCCCACTCCGCACCTCCCGAACATTAGCTTGGCCATGATGCGTGAAGTGTTCCAGCCGGCTTTGACTATCGCTATTCTCGGTGCTATCGAATCCTTGCTTTCTGCAGTGGTTGCCGACGGTATGACTTCTACCAAGCATCGCTCCAACACCGAACTTTTCGGTCAGGGTGTGGCTAACCTTCTTTCTCCCGTGTTTGGCGGTATTCCTGCTACTGGCGCAATTGCCCGTACTGCTACCAACATTCGTAACGGTGCTGTTTCCCCGATTTCCGGTCTTGTTCACGCTGTTGTGCTGCTCCTCATCATGCTGGTGCTGGGCAAGTATGCCGAAATGATTCCTATGGCAGCTCTTGCTGCAGTGCTCTTCCAGGTGGCTTTCAATATGTGCGGCTACCGCGCTGTGATCAAGATGTTCAAGCTTCCCAAGAGCGACGTGATCGTCATGCTGGTGGCTTTCTTCCTGACCGTGATCATCGACCTGACTGTTGCTATCGAAGTGGGTGTGTTGCTTGCTGCAGTGCTGTTCATCAAGCGTATGTCTGATGTGGCTGAAGTGGAAGCTGTTACTACTGCTCTCAAGGCTGACGATGAAGAAGCTGCTCGCAATGAACTTGCCCGTCAGGTTCCCAAGGGTGTTGTGGTTTACGAACTGGCTGGTTCCCTGTTCTTCGGCGCTGTAGACAAGTTCAAGGAAACTCTGAACCGCATTGCTGTAAAGCCCAAGATTCTCATCATTCGTATGCGTTCTGTTTCCAGCATTGACGCCGCAGGTATCAACATGATTGAAGACCTGATGAATCACTGCAAGAAGGATGGCACTCAGTTGCTGCTGTCTGGTGTGCATGCCCAGCCGGTGGTCGCTCTGACCCGCGCAGGCGTGCTGAAGCAGCTTGGCGAAGAAAATGCCCTGGGTAACATTGATGCTGCCTTGAACCGCGCCCGCGAAATCCTGGGCCTGCCGGTGGTTGACGTTTCCATCGATCCGAACCCCACTGTAAGCTGGGAAAAGGGTCTGGACAAGCCTTGGCTTCCGGAAGAATCCAACGCTGCTGTGGCTGAAGGTACTCCCGAAGTCATCGCAGAAAAGGTCTCCGAAGAACCCGTCTGGAAATTATGA
- a CDS encoding SGNH/GDSL hydrolase family protein, whose protein sequence is MENRTLIIGDELFGDQGEAAHRCAELILCLEANRPVQFSINAPVSQTLAQLRTRVSTDVIGKKPGRIVLGLGLKDLNRGGADYKLVFEQYSQFVDDVLNKTSSPVHLLTIPEDMLPNARNQVACLNDLIRGLQEKDRVNVFDFAAYADIYKEKQVERGKFGRSIYTEEGKPTSLCNTLLALFLQECILKELK, encoded by the coding sequence GTGGAAAACCGTACTCTTATTATAGGCGATGAACTTTTTGGCGACCAGGGTGAGGCTGCTCACCGCTGCGCTGAGCTTATTTTGTGCCTTGAGGCCAATCGCCCGGTCCAGTTTTCCATCAATGCCCCCGTTTCCCAGACATTGGCCCAGCTAAGAACCCGCGTATCTACGGATGTGATTGGAAAGAAGCCTGGTCGTATCGTCCTGGGGCTTGGGCTAAAGGATTTAAATAGGGGTGGGGCTGACTATAAGCTAGTATTTGAGCAGTACAGCCAGTTCGTGGATGACGTTTTGAACAAAACCTCGTCCCCGGTTCATCTCTTGACCATTCCAGAAGACATGTTGCCCAATGCTCGAAACCAGGTGGCTTGCCTCAACGATCTGATCCGCGGCTTGCAGGAAAAAGACCGCGTGAATGTTTTCGATTTTGCCGCCTACGCCGATATATATAAAGAGAAGCAGGTGGAAAGAGGCAAGTTTGGCCGCAGCATCTACACGGAGGAAGGCAAGCCTACCTCCCTGTGCAATACCCTTCTGGCCCTGTTCCTACAGGAATGCATTTTGAAAGAATTAAAGTAA